The Thermoclostridium stercorarium subsp. stercorarium DSM 8532 genome contains a region encoding:
- a CDS encoding heavy metal translocating P-type ATPase, which translates to MKQKEVLYLENLNCSHCANEIEREINNIEGVKASLNFMTKLLTIEYDGNKADIINQAEKIIHGHEPGVKISKWQGEDFSNKKVEKPFSIKEFLGAEHIIFFIGTVIYITAMISPLDGIYRKLVFLAAYLLLGGEVIYDAARNIFKGQVFDENFLMAIATIGAMAIGEYAEGVAVMLFYQIGEFFQEISLERSRRSISELVDIRPDYANLVSENSVVKVSPDKVQTGDIIIVKPGERIPLDGTVIEGSSSLDMSSLTGESVPKTVKANDEVYSGSVNMEGLLKIKVTKPFHESTAVKILDLVQNSATKKAPTEKFITRFAKWYTPAVVIIAIGIALFPPLITVAVNGGNGAVSFGSLFSDWFYRALIFLVASCPCALVISIPLGFFGGIGLASKNGILVKGGNYLEALTFLETVVFDKTGTLTKGEFEVIRILPADGVEELKLLQIAAAVERYSNHPIAKAIVEACPATDEEIIVEDHRELPGFGVVARYNGQEVMIGNKNLMDTEKIEVIIPDTVGSVVYVAVDRVYAGSIVVADIEKPDSRKTIESLKKKGIKTAMLTGDLKANADEMAGKIGIDEVYSELLPQHKVEILEKLMTQKNKKKKIAYVGDGMNDAPVLARADVGIAMGGLGTDAAIEAADIVIMNDEPLKLLTAINIAHETRKIVYQNIFVAFAVKFIVLAMGAGGLATMWEAVFADVGVALIAVVNAMRLINFQVD; encoded by the coding sequence ATGAAACAAAAAGAAGTATTATACCTTGAAAATTTAAACTGTTCCCACTGCGCAAATGAAATTGAAAGGGAAATTAACAATATTGAAGGTGTGAAGGCTTCGCTTAATTTTATGACAAAGCTTCTTACCATAGAATATGACGGAAATAAGGCAGACATAATAAATCAGGCCGAAAAAATCATTCATGGGCATGAACCCGGTGTGAAAATTTCGAAATGGCAGGGGGAAGATTTTTCAAATAAAAAGGTTGAAAAGCCGTTTTCAATAAAAGAATTTTTGGGAGCCGAACACATAATTTTTTTCATAGGTACGGTAATATATATAACGGCAATGATATCGCCTCTGGACGGCATTTACAGGAAACTTGTGTTTCTTGCCGCATATTTGCTGCTTGGCGGGGAAGTTATTTATGATGCGGCAAGGAATATCTTCAAGGGACAGGTGTTTGATGAAAACTTCCTAATGGCCATTGCAACAATAGGGGCAATGGCTATAGGCGAATATGCCGAAGGCGTGGCTGTGATGCTTTTTTACCAGATAGGCGAGTTTTTCCAGGAAATTTCACTTGAGCGCTCCAGAAGGTCTATCAGCGAACTTGTGGATATTCGACCGGATTACGCGAATCTGGTTTCAGAAAATTCGGTTGTAAAGGTTTCTCCGGATAAGGTGCAGACGGGTGATATAATTATTGTAAAACCGGGAGAAAGAATTCCGCTGGATGGCACCGTAATAGAAGGAAGTTCCAGCCTTGATATGTCGTCGCTTACCGGAGAGTCCGTTCCCAAAACAGTGAAGGCCAATGATGAGGTTTATTCAGGATCGGTTAATATGGAAGGCCTGTTGAAAATTAAGGTAACAAAACCCTTCCATGAATCCACGGCTGTAAAAATACTGGATTTGGTTCAGAACTCGGCAACAAAGAAAGCCCCTACCGAAAAATTCATTACCAGGTTTGCAAAATGGTATACGCCTGCGGTTGTAATAATAGCCATAGGCATCGCACTGTTTCCTCCTCTGATCACTGTGGCGGTAAACGGCGGAAATGGCGCTGTAAGTTTCGGCAGCCTTTTTTCAGACTGGTTTTACAGAGCCCTGATCTTTCTTGTCGCATCATGCCCGTGCGCACTGGTAATATCCATTCCCCTTGGATTTTTCGGCGGAATTGGGCTTGCCTCGAAAAACGGAATTCTTGTTAAGGGCGGAAACTATCTTGAAGCTCTTACGTTCCTTGAAACTGTTGTTTTTGATAAGACAGGAACTTTGACAAAAGGCGAGTTTGAGGTAATAAGAATTCTGCCTGCAGACGGCGTTGAAGAATTGAAACTTCTTCAGATAGCCGCTGCTGTTGAAAGGTATTCAAATCATCCTATTGCGAAGGCTATTGTCGAGGCATGTCCGGCAACCGATGAGGAAATAATCGTGGAGGATCATCGCGAATTACCGGGGTTTGGCGTCGTGGCCAGGTATAATGGTCAGGAAGTAATGATTGGAAATAAAAATTTAATGGATACCGAGAAAATAGAGGTAATAATTCCCGATACCGTCGGATCCGTGGTGTATGTCGCGGTCGACAGGGTGTACGCGGGCTCAATTGTTGTGGCGGACATTGAAAAGCCGGATTCGAGGAAAACAATTGAAAGCCTCAAGAAAAAAGGAATAAAAACTGCTATGCTGACAGGTGATTTAAAGGCAAATGCCGATGAAATGGCCGGGAAAATCGGTATTGACGAAGTATATTCGGAACTGCTTCCGCAGCATAAGGTAGAAATACTTGAAAAACTTATGACTCAGAAGAATAAAAAGAAGAAAATTGCCTATGTGGGTGACGGAATGAATGACGCTCCTGTTCTTGCAAGGGCCGATGTCGGCATTGCAATGGGAGGTCTCGGAACAGATGCGGCTATAGAGGCTGCGGATATAGTGATAATGAACGATGAGCCGCTGAAACTTTTAACGGCGATAAACATCGCCCATGAAACCAGAAAAATTGTATATCAGAACATATTCGTAGCCTTTGCTGTAAAGTTTATAGTTCTTGCTATGGGGGCCGGCGGGCTGGCGACGATGTGGGAGGCGGTGTTTGCCGATGTCGGCGTGGCTCTTATAGCCGTAGTTAATGCGATGAGGCTGATAAACTTTCAGGTGGATTAG
- the flhA gene encoding flagellar biosynthesis protein FlhA, whose amino-acid sequence MKYKSFAVAIWGVVILLVILVPLPTVLMDILFILNITISLLVLLNAIYAKDALSMSSFPTLLLFTTLYRLALNVAATRLIIGQGDAGKVVESFGEFVGGNNIVVGAIIFLVIMLVQFLVITKGAERVSEVAARFTLDAMPGKQMAVDADLNAGLINEAQAKERRKNIQREADFYGAMDGASKFVKNDAIFGFITVILNIIGGFIMGMMQNSGASWNDILEKYTKLTIGNGLAVQIPALLISVATGIIVTRAASDEELSEEIISQLFTGPKTMFVAAGACFLLTFIIGRFFMIIVAAFLVFLGIRMQDSEQEKIKQDEKEMEERTVEEIRKPENVVTLLHVDPIELEFGYGLIPLADVNQGGDLLDRVVMIRRQLALELGMIVPVIRLRDNIQLNPNQYVIKIKGVEVAEGELLLDHFLAMNPGTAEEEIEGIPTTEPAFGLPALWITESQRDRAEMLGYTVVDPPSVISTHMTEVIKRHAHELLSRQDVQTLLDNVKSSYPAIVEELVPKQLSLGEVQKVLCNLLREGVSIRDMVTILETLADYAPVTRDTDMLTEYVRQALGRAITKTFITPDNSDVITLDPQVEQLILDSVQKTEAGSYIALEPSVSNKIMQNLLKLVEKVAQLGKQPIVLASPVVRLYFKRLTEQTIPGLVVLSYNELDPSVKVRSIGMVTCS is encoded by the coding sequence ATGAAATATAAAAGTTTTGCCGTCGCTATATGGGGTGTGGTTATTTTACTTGTTATACTTGTTCCGCTGCCCACTGTATTAATGGACATTCTTTTTATATTGAATATAACTATTTCGCTTCTTGTTCTTCTGAATGCAATCTATGCCAAGGATGCGCTGTCAATGTCTTCTTTCCCGACCTTGCTGCTTTTTACAACATTATACCGGCTGGCACTGAATGTTGCGGCAACGAGGCTTATTATAGGCCAGGGTGATGCCGGCAAGGTTGTTGAAAGTTTCGGGGAATTTGTAGGCGGAAATAACATTGTGGTTGGCGCGATTATATTCCTTGTCATCATGCTGGTTCAGTTCCTCGTTATCACAAAAGGTGCTGAACGTGTATCAGAAGTTGCGGCAAGATTTACGCTTGATGCAATGCCTGGAAAGCAGATGGCAGTGGACGCCGATTTGAATGCGGGGCTGATTAATGAAGCTCAGGCAAAGGAAAGGCGCAAAAACATACAAAGGGAAGCTGATTTTTACGGCGCCATGGACGGTGCCAGCAAATTTGTCAAAAACGACGCCATTTTTGGTTTCATAACCGTCATACTGAACATAATCGGCGGTTTTATAATGGGAATGATGCAAAACAGCGGTGCGTCGTGGAATGATATACTTGAAAAATATACAAAGCTGACAATAGGTAACGGTTTGGCCGTTCAGATACCCGCTCTTTTGATTTCCGTTGCCACCGGTATTATCGTTACAAGAGCCGCATCAGATGAAGAGCTCAGTGAAGAGATCATTTCCCAGTTGTTCACAGGTCCAAAAACAATGTTCGTGGCCGCGGGCGCGTGCTTTTTGCTGACATTTATTATAGGACGATTTTTTATGATAATAGTTGCCGCTTTCCTCGTATTCCTTGGAATTCGCATGCAGGATTCTGAGCAGGAGAAGATAAAGCAGGACGAAAAGGAAATGGAAGAGCGGACTGTGGAAGAAATACGCAAGCCGGAGAATGTTGTAACCCTTTTGCATGTGGATCCCATTGAACTGGAATTCGGTTACGGGCTTATTCCTCTGGCCGATGTAAACCAAGGCGGAGATCTTCTGGACAGGGTGGTAATGATCCGCCGGCAACTGGCTTTGGAACTGGGTATGATTGTACCTGTCATTCGTCTGCGTGACAATATACAGTTAAATCCCAATCAGTACGTTATAAAAATAAAGGGTGTAGAAGTGGCAGAAGGCGAACTTCTGCTTGACCATTTCCTTGCGATGAATCCGGGAACGGCGGAAGAAGAAATTGAAGGAATACCCACTACGGAACCTGCGTTTGGTCTGCCGGCTCTGTGGATTACCGAAAGCCAGCGGGATCGCGCTGAAATGCTGGGGTATACTGTTGTTGATCCGCCTTCGGTTATTTCAACTCATATGACCGAAGTAATCAAACGGCATGCCCATGAGCTTCTCAGCCGTCAGGACGTTCAAACCCTTCTGGACAATGTAAAAAGCAGCTATCCTGCCATTGTTGAGGAACTGGTGCCAAAACAGCTCAGCCTTGGTGAAGTTCAGAAAGTTTTGTGCAATCTCCTGCGGGAGGGCGTTTCGATTCGGGATATGGTTACAATACTTGAGACCCTGGCTGATTATGCTCCTGTAACAAGGGATACCGATATGCTGACAGAATACGTCAGACAGGCTCTTGGAAGGGCGATAACAAAAACGTTCATAACACCGGATAACTCTGATGTTATTACGCTGGATCCTCAGGTGGAGCAGCTTATACTTGATTCGGTGCAAAAAACCGAGGCAGGCTCTTATATTGCCCTGGAACCGTCGGTATCAAACAAAATCATGCAGAATTTGTTAAAGCTTGTGGAAAAGGTTGCACAGCTTGGAAAGCAACCTATTGTGCTGGCGTCACCTGTAGTGCGTTTGTATTTTAAAAGACTGACAGAACAAACCATTCCCGGTCTTGTGGTTTTGTCGTATAATGAGCTGGATCCGTCGGTGAAAGTGAGATCAATAGGAATGGTTACCTGTTCGTAG